From the Halomonas sp. MCCC 1A13316 genome, the window TGGGTATCCTGCTGGGCTACTTGCTGATCCTGCGTCCGCTGATCAAGCGTCATACCGAGCGGCCCATGCTGGCCACGACCCCCGGTACCGGTCTGCAGGTTCGTGTGGGCGACGACACGGAGGCAAGCGAAGGCGAGCTGGAAGCGGCAGGCGAAGAAGACGACGCACTGCGCCCCTACCAGAAGCCGAAGCGCAAGCGCCGCTCCTCGGCTTATGAAGACCACTTGGCCGAGCTGCGTGAGCTCGCCCAGGAGGATCCACGCATGATCGCCATGATCGTACGCAGCTGGATGAATAAAGAATGAGCAGTGCCAAGACCATGAGCGGCGTACGCCGCAGCGCCATCCTGATGCTGGCCCTCGACGAGGATAGTGCCGCAGAGGTGTTCAAGTTCCTCGCGCCCAAGGAGATCCAGCAGCTCAGTATGGAGATGGCGGAGATGGACCAGGTCTCCCACGAGGATATGCAGCAGGTCATGCTGGAGTTCCATCGTGAAACCGAAGAGTTCATCGCGCTGAACCTCAACTCCAGCGATCACATCCGTTCGGTGTTGACCAAGGCCCTGGGCAGCGAACGTGCCACCAGCCTGATCGAGGACATACTGGAGTCCACCGGGAGCAGCAGCGGCATCGATTCGCTGAACCTTATGGAAGCTTCTATGGTGGCCGAGCTGATCCGCGACGAGCATCCGCAGATCATCGCCACCATCCTGGTCCATCTGGAGCGGCATCAGGCCGCCGACGTGCTGGAGCAATTCGACGACAAGCTGCGCAACGACGTGGTTCTGCGTATCGCCACTTTCAGTGGCGTTCAGCCGGCCGCCCTGCAGGAGCTCACCGAGGTGCTGACCGGCATGCTCGACGGCCAGAACCTCAAGCGCAGCAAGATGGGCGGCGTGAGGACTGCGGCCGAGATTCTCAACCTGATGAACTCCTCCCTGGAAGAGACCGCCATCGAAACGGTACGTGCCCACAGCGAGGACCTGGCCCAGAAGATCATCGACGAGATGTTCCTGTTCGAGAACCTCATGGACCTGGACGACCGCAGCATCCAGTTGGTGCTCAAGGAGATCGACACCAACTCATTGGTGGTGGCGCTCAAGGGCGCCCCCGAAGGGCTCATGGAGAAGTTCCTGCGCAATATGTCGCGGCGTGCCGCCGACCTGTTGCGCGAGGACATGGAAGCCCGCGGGCCGATTCGCGTCTCCCAGGTCGAAGCCGAGCAGAAATCCGTCCTTCAGGTGGTACGCCGCCTGGCGGATTCCGGCGAGATCGTGCTGAGCGGCGGAGACGACACCTATGTCTGAGCGGGCGCCCTCCTCTTCCGAACGCCATGCGCCCTGGCAGCGCTGGCGTATGGGCGAGCTGCACGCCGAGAGTTCGGACGACAGGAGTCCTGCACAGGAGCTCGACCCCGCCGAGCAGGCCAGGCGCCGTGCCGCTTTTCAGCGCCAGGCGGAGCTGAAAGCACTGCGCGAAAAGGTCATTCAGGAAGCCCGCGAAGAGGGCTACCAGGCCGGCTTCGAGGCGGGGCGCAGCGAAGGTCTTACCCAGGGCCTGAGAGAAGGCCGTGATGAGGCCCAGAGCGAACTCAAGCAACGCATTCATGAGGTCGTGACGCCGCTCAAGCCGCTTGCCGAGCAGTTCACGGATGCGCTCGAACTGCTCGACGAAGAGATCGCCAACGACCTGGTCGAGCTGGCCATGGCAACGGGTCATCAGTTGGCCGGCGAGGCGCTCAAGGCACGTCCCAAGCAGATTTTGGAACTGATCAAGGCGTTACTTCATACCGATCCACCGATGATCGGGCAACAGCGCCTGTGGCTGAATCCCCAGGACCACAAGCTGGTCGAGGAACACCTGGGCAGCGAGCTGGCCGCGGCAGGCTGGAAGCTGCAGCCAGACGCCCAGCTGACCCGTGGAGGATGCCGGGTAACGAGCGCCAACGGTGAGCTGGACGCCACCTGGGAGAGCCGTTGGGAGGCCGTCAAATCACAGGTCAGGCGGCGACGTACGGCGACTCCCCCCGGCAATAACGAAGAATAGAGGCAGGACATGAGCGAAACAGCGGCATCGACCAACACGCACCAGGCACGCTGGCAGCATACGCTGCGGCATGTCCGTGCGCGTGTGGAAACGGTGCCCGGCTTTCGCGCCAGTGGTCGGGTGCTCCGCGCGACCGGTATGGTGATCGAGGCCGTCGGCCTGCGCGTGGCACTGGGCAATGCCTGCCGCATCGAACTGCTCTCGTCCGGCAGCAGCGAGCCGCCCCGTTTCGCCGAGGCCGAGGTGGTCGGTTTCAACGGCGAACGCCTTCTTCTGATGCCACTCACGGAGATCGCCGGCCTGATGCCCGGTGCTCGCGTCTTCCCGCTGGGCGATGGCCCGGATCACGCCGCCCGTCGCTTCCCTCTCGGCGAATCGTTGCTCGGCCGCGTAGTGGATGGCAACGGCGACCCGTTGGATGGCCTCGGCCCCCTGGACGATGCGCCACGCTCCCCACTCGCCACCCCGCCGCTCAACCCGCTGAAGCGGGCGCCGATCAACGAGCAGATCGACGTCGGCATTCGCGCCATCAATGCCCTGCTCAGCGTCGGTCGCGGGCAGCGCATGGGGCTGTTCGCCGGCTCCGGTGTCGGTAAATCGGTACTGCTCGGCATGATGGCCCGCTATACCGGGGCCGACGTCATCGTGGTGGGCCTGATCGGTGAACGGGGCCGCGAGGTGCAGGACTTCATCGACAACATTCTCGGCCCTGAGGGGCGCCGCCGCGCAGTGGTGGTAGCGGCCCCCGCCGACACCTCTCCGCTGCAGCGCCTGCAGGGCGCCGCCTATGCCACGCGCTTGGCGGAAGGCTATCGCGACCAGGGCAAGAACGTCTTGTTGATTATGGATTCGCTGACCCGCTACGCCATGGCCCAGCGCGAGATCGCCCTGGCCATCGGCGAGCCTCCTGCGACCAAGGGCTATCCACCCTCGGTGTTCGCCAAGATTCCCAGCTTGGTGGAGCGTGCCGGCAATGCCGAACGCGGCCGCGGCTCGATCACCGCCTTCTATACCGTACTCACCGAAGGCGATGACCAGCAGGACCCCATCGCCGACTCGGCACGCGCCATTCTCGATGGCCACATCGTGCTGTCACGGACTCTGGCCGAAGCCGGCCACTACCCGGCCATCGATATAGAAGCCTCGATAAGCCGCGTGATGACCCACATCATCGACGACCAACAATTGACCATGACCCAGGCGTTCAAGCGGCTCTTCTCTCGCTATCAGCGCAACCGCGACCTGATCAGCGTAGGCGCATACAGCCCGGGTCACGATCCCCAGCTGGACGAAGCCGTCCAGCGTTACCCGCAGCTGGAGCACTTCCTCCAGCAGGGCATGAATGAAAATGCCTCGATCGAGGCTTCTCGACAGGTTCTGGCTGAAACCCTAGGAGTCAGACAATGAGTGCATCGTCTCAACTCGCCATGCTGAGCGATCTGGCCCGCGATGCCCGCGATCAGGCGGGTCAACTGCTGGCTGGTGAACGTCAGAACGAGCGCCAGGTGGCCTCCCAACTGGAGTCGCTCAATCGCTATCGGCTCGAGTATGCCGAACGCCTGCAGCAGGCCATGCGTGAAGGCATCGATCCGGCCAGCATGCATAACTATCAACAGTTCCTGGCTTCGCTGGATACCGCTCTGCAGCGGGCCAGGCAAGCACTCGATGCCCAGCAGCAACGGGTCCAGCAGAGCCAGCAGCAGTGGCAGCAGGAACAGAAGCGGCTCTCGGCCTACGATACGCTGGTATCGCGCCGGGATGTCGAGCGGCAGCGTCAAGAGGAGCGCCGCGAACAGCGTATCAATGACGAGATGTCAGCCGGACGGCTCTTGCGCCTGCGTGCCGGATACACATCGTGATTCGGCAAAGGAGATAACCATGAATATTCAGATGATCCTGTCCGCTCTGCCGACGCCACTCTCCGGCAAACCGGAATCCGGCGCTGGCCATGGCCAATTCGCCCTGGCGCTCAACCAAGCCGCCCAGAGCGCGCCCGGTCAGGCCGGCAGCGTCACGTTCCCGGCCGCCTTGAACGCCACTTCGGTCGAAGGCCTGCCGCCACCGACCATGGCGGCACAGCAGGCACTGCTTCAGGCACTGAATGCCCACGCCGGTCAACGGCTCGATGGCGAGACCGACGTTGCCTTGCCCGATGCCGAGCTGAACGAGATCATGGCAAGACTCGCGCTGATCGATGGCAGCCATCAGCAGCCCGCAGTAACCAACGTGCAACCGCAACCCAGCTTGGAACTGGCATTGCCCGCTGGTGAAATTCCGCTAGAGCTCACCGAGCACCCCCACGCCGCCGCCCTGGTGGCGACAGTCGTAGCCTCGGAGACTCAGCGCCCTAGCGCTCCCCCCCTGGGGATAAATGCCCTGGCAGAGCGACCCGCGCGCCCTGACATGCCCGCCGTGCCCACCACGGCCGCGCCCGACAAACCGCTGGCGGCTCAGTTGACGGCATCCGCTACCGCCTCTGTCCAGGAAATCGATAGTGACGCAAGCACTCCGGCGCGTCCCGCCGACTTCACGAGTGCCCTGGCCAAAGTCTCCACGCCCCAGCCTGGCGGTGGCGAACTGCGTGCGGTAGCAGCCGACGCAGCACGCGGCGGCTTCGTGCCGGAATCCGCACCGATGGCACAATCCTCTGCCAGTACGGCAACACCGGCCAGCGCAACCGCTCAGCCCTCCCTGCTCACCCACACCAGCCTTGCCGCACCGGTACAGAGCCCGGCCTGGCCCGGCCAACTGGGCCAGCAGCTGGTTCAGTTCGCCCGTCAAGGCGGTGAACAACAGGTCGAGATTCGCTTGAACCCAGCCGAGCTTGGGCCGCTTGCCGTGAGCCTGAAAATGACTGAACAGGGTGCCCAGGCCCAGTTCCTGTCTGCCCATGCCCAGGTACGCCAAGTGCTGGAGCAGGCCATCCCACAGCTTCGCGAGGCGCTGGCCGAGCAGGGTATCAGCCTGGGCGAAACCTCGGTGGGCGAACAGCGTCGGCAGGATGCCCAGGCATTCGCCGGCCGTGACGGCCAGCGTGGCCAGGGTGCACAGGTCGCTGACGATCCGGCCCTGTTGGGTGATGATGTGCTCGCAGCGCCTTCCGCTACCACGCTCTCGCTGGACGGTCGCGTGAACCTTTACGCCTGAGACAAAAAGGCAAGATAAGCCCTTTCGCGCGGCCTGTTCCTGTCATCAGGAGCCGCGCGCCTCCGGCATACTCTCTCCAACTGCTAGACCAACATAGACAAAGGCAAGGCAATGGCGAAATCGACGGGTGGCTCCTCCAAGCTCCTGTGGTTGATGATACTGCTGGTACTGCTCTCCACGGCAGCAGCCGGGGCGGCCATCTACATGGTCCTGAACGACCGCAGCGGCAATGGAGAAGAAGCCATACAGACGCAACAGCTGGAGCGCCAGGCACCGATCTTCATCAAGATCGAACCCTTCACGGTCAATCTCGCTGACGACAATTTCGGTTCGCGTCTGCTGTATACCGGCATTTCGCTGAAGGTCGGCAATGAAGAAACTCGCGAAATCCTGGATGAGCACATGCCACAGGTGCGCAGCCGGCTATTGATGCTGTTCTCCGGCAAGCAGGCAAGCGAACTGACTACGCCGAGTGGCAAGCGCCGCCTGAGCGAGGAAGTCATTGCCATGCTCTCAGAGCCACTGACCGAGCCCCAGCCGTCCCTTGAAATTCAGGACGTGCTGTTCACCGAGTTCATCGTGCAATAACGGGTGCCCTGGCCACCATGTCCCAAGACGATCTGCTGTCACAGGATGAGATCGACGCCCTGCTCAAGGGCGTCAGCGGCGACGACGAGCCGGTTGCGCGCAGCGACGGCGACTCCCGCGTACGCCCTTATGACCCGGCGACACAGCACCGCGTCATTCGCGAGCGTCTGCAGGCGCTGGATATCATCAACGAACGTTTCGCGCGGCATTTCCGCATGGGGCTGTTCAACCTGCTGCGCCGTAGTGCCGACATAACCGTCGACTCGGTACGCTACCTGAGCTACAGCGAGTTTTCGCGCAACGTGCCGGTGCCGACCAATATCAATATCATCGGCATGAAGCCGCTGCGCGGGTCGGCGCTGATCGTGTTCCCGCCCAACCTTGTCTTCATGGTGGTGGATAACCTGTTCGGTGGCGACGGACGCTTCCTGACCAAATCGGAAGGCCGCGAATTCACCAATACCGAGCAGCGCATCATCCAGCGTCTGCTGCAGTTGGCCATCGATGCCTACGAAGAGTCGTGGAAGTCGGTCTATCCGCTGCAGATCAGTTACTTGCGCTCGGAGATGCAGTCGAAGTTCGCCAACATCACCAACTCGCCCAACGAGATCGTGGTGAATACGAACTTCAATATCGAGGTCGGCAATCTCTCCAGCAGCTTTCAGATCTGCATTCCGTATTTGATGGTAGAACCCCTGCGCGACCTGCTGGCCAACCCGCTCAACGATGGCCATCACGATCAGGATGGGTCCTGGACCAAGCGCATGGCGGGCGAACTTCGTCGCTCCGAAGTAGAACTGATCGCCAATTTTGCCGATGTCCCTACCCGCATAGCCCATGTCATGGCGCTCAAGGTGGGCGACGTTCTTCCTCTCGAGCTACCCGAGACGGTCACCGCCAGCGTCGATGGCGTACCGGTGATGGAGTGCGATTACGGTAGCCAGAACGAGCAACGCGCGCTGCGTGTCATCCGCATCATCGACCATGGTGCACAGAATCCGGTGTCAAAGGACGCCTTCATCAAGGGCGCAGCGCCTCAAGCCAAGGACTACAAGCATGACTGATCCCAAGAAACCCGATCAGAACGTTTCCGACGACGACTGGGCCTCCGCCATGTCCGAGCAGCAGGACAACAAACCTGCAACCGACGACGACCCTTGGGCCGAGGCCATGGCCGAGCAGGAAGCGGCCGAGTCCGCTCCCAGCGCCGAGGACGATCCCTGGGCGGAAGCGTTAGCCGAGCAGGAAGCGGTTGAAGCCGCGGCAGACGAAACTTCGGCGGTGGCAGTACACCCGCCTCCGCCCCCCAGTCAGCTGGTGATCGCGTATTCCGCCCGCTCGACAAGGGCAAGGAAGGCGGTACCGCTCGCGATCTCGAAATGATCATGGACATCCCGGTCAAGTTGACCGTGGAGCTGGGCCGCACCAAGTTGACCATCAAGCAGTTGCTGGAACTGGCCCAAGGCTCCGTCGTCGAACTCGATGGCTTGGCCGGTGAGCCGATGGACATTCTGATCAACGGTTACCTGATCGCCCAGGGCGAAGTCGTCGTCGTAGACGACAAGTACGGCATTCGCATCACCGAGATCATCACCCCCTCCGAGCGGGTGCAGAAACTCAACCGATGAGCAGCACCGCCACTCCCGAAGCTTCCACCGGGCTCGAGTCCTTTGCCGTTGGTGGCGATGCCCTGGTGGGCATGGCCACCCTCGGCAAGACTGCCGCCGCCCTGGCGCTGGTCATCGCCATCATCCTGGTCTGCACGGCGCTGTTGCGCCGCTGGAACCCGCAAAAACGCGCAGCCGGCGGCCATCTGCAGGTTATCGGCAGTGCCGCCCTGGGCAACCGAGAGCGAGTGGTTATCGTCGAGGTCGAAGGGACCTGGCTGGTGCTCGGTGTCGGCGGCGGCCAGATCAATAAGCTGCATGAGCTTGCAGCACCGGCTCGCCCGCCCGACGATTCCTCTGGTTCCGTGCCCGAGGGCGAGCGCTTTGCCGCCCGCTTCGCGCGCGCGCTCAAGCATAATGCCGGCCTGGGCGGCGCTCGTGGACGGGGAAATTCATGATCGTCTCTTCTCGCTCGCTGCATCTGCTCGCTCTGCTTGTCGCGCCGGTTCTCGCCCTGCTGCCGCTGGGTGCCGATGCCCAGCAGATTCCCGGCATCGTCAGCCAGCCGCTGGAAGGCGGCGGCCAGCAATGGTCGATCACGCTTCAAACGCTGCTGCTGTTGAGCTCGCTGGCCTTCCTGCCGGCCGCACTGCTGATGATGACCAGCTTCACACGCATCATCATCGTACTCAGTCTGTTGCGCACCGCCATCGGGACCCAGTCAACGCCACCCAATCAAGTGATGTTGGGCATGGCTCTGTTCCTGACCTTCTTCGTGATGTCCCCGGTTATCAGCATGGTCTACGAAACCGCCTGGGTCCCCCTTTCGGCTGAGGAGATCACGTTTCCGGAGTTCCTGCAGCTGGCCCAGCAGCCCTTTCGTGAGTTCATGCTGGCCCAGACTCGCGAGCCCGACCTGGCGCTGTTTGCGCGCTTGGGAGAGGTAGGCCCGATGCAGGGCCCCGAGGACGTGCCGCTACGCATTCTGGTGCCGTCCTTCGTCACCAGCGAGCTCAAGACTGCATTTCAGATCGGCTTCACCGTCTTCATTCCGTTCCTGATCATCGATCTGGTGGTGGCCAGTACGCTGATGTCGCTGGGCATGATGATGGTTCCGCCGGCGACAATCTCGCTGCCGTTCAAGCTGATGCTGTTCGTGCTGGTGGATGGCTGGCAGCTGATCATCGGCTCGCTGGCGGAAAGCTTCTTCATCTAGGCCGACGTAACAAGACCGAGCCATGCTCGGCGAGGAGTCGATATGACACCGGAAATGGTCATGAGCATTGCCTACCAGGGCATGCGCGTCACGCTGTTCCTGGCCGGCCCGCTGCTGATCACCGCCCTGCTGACCGGCTTGATCGTGAGCCTGTTTCAGGCCGCCACGCAGATCAACGAGATGACGCTTTCCTTCATCCCCAAGATTCTCGGCGTGTTCACCGTGCTGGTACTCGCAGGTCCCTGGCTGATCGGGTTGATCGTCGACTTCACTCGCGACCTCTTCACCAGCATACCCAGCATGTTGATGTGAGGCACGCATGGTCGAGGTGACCTTCGCCCAGCTGCACGGCTGGCTGGTAATCCTGCTATGGCCATTCGTGCGAATCCTGGCCTTCTTCGCCGCCGCCCCGCTGTGGGGTCATTCCAGCGTACCCAGGCAGGCCAAGATCGGGCTGGCCTTGCTGATCACGCTGGTCATCGCGCCGGTACTCCCTCCCATGCCCGACGTGCCGATCATGTCCTGGGCAGGGTTTGGCATCATGGTGGAGCAGATGCTGATCGGCATCGCCATGGGCTTGGTGATGCACGTGACGTTCGCCGTGGTGCAGGCTGCTGGTGAGTTCATCGGCCTGCAAATGGGCCTGGCCTTCGCTACCTTTTTCGATGCCGGTAGCGGCACCAACACCATGATCCTGTCACGTGTTTTCTACATGATTACCCTACTGCTATTCCTGGCCCTGGGCGGGCACCTGATGGTGCTGGAAGCATTGGTCTCGAGCTTCCACGGCTTGCCCATCGGCATCGGCTCCTTCAACCCTGCTGCTTTCGAAATGTTGGTTCGTTACGGCGGTACCATCTTCGTGGCGGGCATGGCGCTGGCGCTACCAGTCGTGGGCTCGCTGCTGATCATCAACCTGGCCATGGGCATTCTCAACCGCTCGGCCCCACAGCTGACGGTATTCAATATCGGCTTCCCCATGACGCTGTTCATCGGCCTCGTGCTGCTGATGGTGCTGATGA encodes:
- the fliG gene encoding flagellar motor switch protein FliG, translating into MSSAKTMSGVRRSAILMLALDEDSAAEVFKFLAPKEIQQLSMEMAEMDQVSHEDMQQVMLEFHRETEEFIALNLNSSDHIRSVLTKALGSERATSLIEDILESTGSSSGIDSLNLMEASMVAELIRDEHPQIIATILVHLERHQAADVLEQFDDKLRNDVVLRIATFSGVQPAALQELTEVLTGMLDGQNLKRSKMGGVRTAAEILNLMNSSLEETAIETVRAHSEDLAQKIIDEMFLFENLMDLDDRSIQLVLKEIDTNSLVVALKGAPEGLMEKFLRNMSRRAADLLREDMEARGPIRVSQVEAEQKSVLQVVRRLADSGEIVLSGGDDTYV
- a CDS encoding flagellar hook-length control protein FliK, with protein sequence MNIQMILSALPTPLSGKPESGAGHGQFALALNQAAQSAPGQAGSVTFPAALNATSVEGLPPPTMAAQQALLQALNAHAGQRLDGETDVALPDAELNEIMARLALIDGSHQQPAVTNVQPQPSLELALPAGEIPLELTEHPHAAALVATVVASETQRPSAPPLGINALAERPARPDMPAVPTTAAPDKPLAAQLTASATASVQEIDSDASTPARPADFTSALAKVSTPQPGGGELRAVAADAARGGFVPESAPMAQSSASTATPASATAQPSLLTHTSLAAPVQSPAWPGQLGQQLVQFARQGGEQQVEIRLNPAELGPLAVSLKMTEQGAQAQFLSAHAQVRQVLEQAIPQLREALAEQGISLGETSVGEQRRQDAQAFAGRDGQRGQGAQVADDPALLGDDVLAAPSATTLSLDGRVNLYA
- the fliI gene encoding flagellar protein export ATPase FliI; amino-acid sequence: MSETAASTNTHQARWQHTLRHVRARVETVPGFRASGRVLRATGMVIEAVGLRVALGNACRIELLSSGSSEPPRFAEAEVVGFNGERLLLMPLTEIAGLMPGARVFPLGDGPDHAARRFPLGESLLGRVVDGNGDPLDGLGPLDDAPRSPLATPPLNPLKRAPINEQIDVGIRAINALLSVGRGQRMGLFAGSGVGKSVLLGMMARYTGADVIVVGLIGERGREVQDFIDNILGPEGRRRAVVVAAPADTSPLQRLQGAAYATRLAEGYRDQGKNVLLIMDSLTRYAMAQREIALAIGEPPATKGYPPSVFAKIPSLVERAGNAERGRGSITAFYTVLTEGDDQQDPIADSARAILDGHIVLSRTLAEAGHYPAIDIEASISRVMTHIIDDQQLTMTQAFKRLFSRYQRNRDLISVGAYSPGHDPQLDEAVQRYPQLEHFLQQGMNENASIEASRQVLAETLGVRQ
- a CDS encoding flagellar assembly protein FliH, which translates into the protein MSERAPSSSERHAPWQRWRMGELHAESSDDRSPAQELDPAEQARRRAAFQRQAELKALREKVIQEAREEGYQAGFEAGRSEGLTQGLREGRDEAQSELKQRIHEVVTPLKPLAEQFTDALELLDEEIANDLVELAMATGHQLAGEALKARPKQILELIKALLHTDPPMIGQQRLWLNPQDHKLVEEHLGSELAAAGWKLQPDAQLTRGGCRVTSANGELDATWESRWEAVKSQVRRRRTATPPGNNEE
- the fliQ gene encoding flagellar biosynthesis protein FliQ; translation: MTPEMVMSIAYQGMRVTLFLAGPLLITALLTGLIVSLFQAATQINEMTLSFIPKILGVFTVLVLAGPWLIGLIVDFTRDLFTSIPSMLM
- the fliM gene encoding flagellar motor switch protein FliM; the protein is MSQDDLLSQDEIDALLKGVSGDDEPVARSDGDSRVRPYDPATQHRVIRERLQALDIINERFARHFRMGLFNLLRRSADITVDSVRYLSYSEFSRNVPVPTNINIIGMKPLRGSALIVFPPNLVFMVVDNLFGGDGRFLTKSEGREFTNTEQRIIQRLLQLAIDAYEESWKSVYPLQISYLRSEMQSKFANITNSPNEIVVNTNFNIEVGNLSSSFQICIPYLMVEPLRDLLANPLNDGHHDQDGSWTKRMAGELRRSEVELIANFADVPTRIAHVMALKVGDVLPLELPETVTASVDGVPVMECDYGSQNEQRALRVIRIIDHGAQNPVSKDAFIKGAAPQAKDYKHD
- the fliR gene encoding flagellar biosynthetic protein FliR — encoded protein: MVEVTFAQLHGWLVILLWPFVRILAFFAAAPLWGHSSVPRQAKIGLALLITLVIAPVLPPMPDVPIMSWAGFGIMVEQMLIGIAMGLVMHVTFAVVQAAGEFIGLQMGLAFATFFDAGSGTNTMILSRVFYMITLLLFLALGGHLMVLEALVSSFHGLPIGIGSFNPAAFEMLVRYGGTIFVAGMALALPVVGSLLIINLAMGILNRSAPQLTVFNIGFPMTLFIGLVLLMVLMTDMSRFLQRLFSNAIHFLYSLIEALAPIT
- the fliL gene encoding flagellar basal body-associated protein FliL, with protein sequence MAKSTGGSSKLLWLMILLVLLSTAAAGAAIYMVLNDRSGNGEEAIQTQQLERQAPIFIKIEPFTVNLADDNFGSRLLYTGISLKVGNEETREILDEHMPQVRSRLLMLFSGKQASELTTPSGKRRLSEEVIAMLSEPLTEPQPSLEIQDVLFTEFIVQ
- the fliP gene encoding flagellar type III secretion system pore protein FliP (The bacterial flagellar biogenesis protein FliP forms a type III secretion system (T3SS)-type pore required for flagellar assembly.); its protein translation is MIVSSRSLHLLALLVAPVLALLPLGADAQQIPGIVSQPLEGGGQQWSITLQTLLLLSSLAFLPAALLMMTSFTRIIIVLSLLRTAIGTQSTPPNQVMLGMALFLTFFVMSPVISMVYETAWVPLSAEEITFPEFLQLAQQPFREFMLAQTREPDLALFARLGEVGPMQGPEDVPLRILVPSFVTSELKTAFQIGFTVFIPFLIIDLVVASTLMSLGMMMVPPATISLPFKLMLFVLVDGWQLIIGSLAESFFI
- the fliJ gene encoding flagellar export protein FliJ; its protein translation is MSASSQLAMLSDLARDARDQAGQLLAGERQNERQVASQLESLNRYRLEYAERLQQAMREGIDPASMHNYQQFLASLDTALQRARQALDAQQQRVQQSQQQWQQEQKRLSAYDTLVSRRDVERQRQEERREQRINDEMSAGRLLRLRAGYTS
- the fliO gene encoding flagellar biosynthetic protein FliO, producing the protein MSSTATPEASTGLESFAVGGDALVGMATLGKTAAALALVIAIILVCTALLRRWNPQKRAAGGHLQVIGSAALGNRERVVIVEVEGTWLVLGVGGGQINKLHELAAPARPPDDSSGSVPEGERFAARFARALKHNAGLGGARGRGNS